A genome region from Sceloporus undulatus isolate JIND9_A2432 ecotype Alabama chromosome 1, SceUnd_v1.1, whole genome shotgun sequence includes the following:
- the LOC121918548 gene encoding carnosine N-methyltransferase 2-like isoform X2 has protein sequence MESKAKVKRIFKPKQSKVADGCLRVGVFSKEFCPMNGSRLPLVRAINEDDEHGCRKVKDASFEQEILLTPSDNSEPCASQPMRSLTVEEYAKAFKSFLEHSTEHQCMEQFNEEQLPSIVDGLGNGKSTINVLGVGSGTGEQDLKMIRIIQAKHPGALIKNEIIEPNPQHILAYKDAVRNSDLKNVSFTWHQLTSMEYEKQVTEQSPKKKYDFIHLIQMLYRVENIASTIKFFHSCLNSYAKLLIIILSGNSGWAAMWKKYRHCLPPTDCGHYITADDVKVILEGMGLEYQIYEFPSDWDITECFTDGDTIGGHTLDFLTGTKDFMNTAPHGLKQSLRQALGQPECSSKKDGRIVFRNDLSMIVVNS, from the exons ATGGAGTCCAAAGCAAAGGTGAAAAG GATCTTCAAACCAAAGCAGAGCAAAGTTGCAGATGGCTGCCTCAGGGTTGGTGTATTTTCCAAAGAATTTTGCCCAATGAATGGTTCCAGGCTGCCTCTGGTTAGAGCCATCAATGAAGATGATGAGCATGGTTGCAG GAAAGTGAAAGATGCAAGTTTTGAGCAAGAGATATTGCTGACTCCTTCAGACAATtcag AGCCCTGTGCATCCCAGCCTATGAGAAGTCTTACAGTAGAGGAATATGCAAAGGCCTTTAAGTCATTCTTAGAACATTCCACTGAGCACCAATGCATGGAGCAATTCAATGAGGAACAACTGCCAAGTATAGTGGACGG CCttggaaatggaaaatcaacTATTAATGTTCTAGGTGTGGGAAGTGGCACAG GTGAACAGGACTTGAAAATGATTAGGATCATTCAGGCTAAGCACCCAGGAGCCTTGATCAAAAATGAGATCATAGAGCCCAACCCACAACACATTTTAGCATACAAAG ATGCAGTTAGGAATTCTGACCTTAAGAATGTCTCATTTACTTGGCACCAACTGACATCTATGGAATACGAAAAGCAGGTAACAGAGCAAAGCCCGAAAAAGAAATATGACTTCATACATCTCATCCAG ATGCTGTACCGTGTGGAGAATATTGCAAGCACTATCAAGTTTTTTCACAGCTGCCTAAATAGTTATGCTAAACTTCTGATTATAATTTTGTCAG GTAACAGTGGATGGGCCGCCATGTGGAAGAAATACAGACACTGTCTTCCCCCAACTGACTGTGGCCATTACATCACTGCAGATGATGTCAAAGTTATCTTGGAGGGAATGGGACTGGAATACCAGATTTATGAGTTCCCTTCAGATTGGGACATCACTGAATGCTTTACTGATGGAGATACCATTGGAGGTCATACACTGGACTTCCTGACAGGGACTAAAGACTTTATGAACACAGCGCCCCATGGCCTCAAGCAGAGTCTTCGGCAAGCTTTGGGCCAGCCAGAGTGCAGCAGCAAGAAGGATGGAAGGATTgttttcagaaatgatttgagCATGATTGTGGTGAATTCGTAA
- the LOC121918548 gene encoding carnosine N-methyltransferase 2-like isoform X1 yields the protein MESKAKVKSRIFKPKQSKVADGCLRVGVFSKEFCPMNGSRLPLVRAINEDDEHGCRKVKDASFEQEILLTPSDNSEPCASQPMRSLTVEEYAKAFKSFLEHSTEHQCMEQFNEEQLPSIVDGLGNGKSTINVLGVGSGTGEQDLKMIRIIQAKHPGALIKNEIIEPNPQHILAYKDAVRNSDLKNVSFTWHQLTSMEYEKQVTEQSPKKKYDFIHLIQMLYRVENIASTIKFFHSCLNSYAKLLIIILSGNSGWAAMWKKYRHCLPPTDCGHYITADDVKVILEGMGLEYQIYEFPSDWDITECFTDGDTIGGHTLDFLTGTKDFMNTAPHGLKQSLRQALGQPECSSKKDGRIVFRNDLSMIVVNS from the exons ATGGAGTCCAAAGCAAAGGTGAAAAG CAGGATCTTCAAACCAAAGCAGAGCAAAGTTGCAGATGGCTGCCTCAGGGTTGGTGTATTTTCCAAAGAATTTTGCCCAATGAATGGTTCCAGGCTGCCTCTGGTTAGAGCCATCAATGAAGATGATGAGCATGGTTGCAG GAAAGTGAAAGATGCAAGTTTTGAGCAAGAGATATTGCTGACTCCTTCAGACAATtcag AGCCCTGTGCATCCCAGCCTATGAGAAGTCTTACAGTAGAGGAATATGCAAAGGCCTTTAAGTCATTCTTAGAACATTCCACTGAGCACCAATGCATGGAGCAATTCAATGAGGAACAACTGCCAAGTATAGTGGACGG CCttggaaatggaaaatcaacTATTAATGTTCTAGGTGTGGGAAGTGGCACAG GTGAACAGGACTTGAAAATGATTAGGATCATTCAGGCTAAGCACCCAGGAGCCTTGATCAAAAATGAGATCATAGAGCCCAACCCACAACACATTTTAGCATACAAAG ATGCAGTTAGGAATTCTGACCTTAAGAATGTCTCATTTACTTGGCACCAACTGACATCTATGGAATACGAAAAGCAGGTAACAGAGCAAAGCCCGAAAAAGAAATATGACTTCATACATCTCATCCAG ATGCTGTACCGTGTGGAGAATATTGCAAGCACTATCAAGTTTTTTCACAGCTGCCTAAATAGTTATGCTAAACTTCTGATTATAATTTTGTCAG GTAACAGTGGATGGGCCGCCATGTGGAAGAAATACAGACACTGTCTTCCCCCAACTGACTGTGGCCATTACATCACTGCAGATGATGTCAAAGTTATCTTGGAGGGAATGGGACTGGAATACCAGATTTATGAGTTCCCTTCAGATTGGGACATCACTGAATGCTTTACTGATGGAGATACCATTGGAGGTCATACACTGGACTTCCTGACAGGGACTAAAGACTTTATGAACACAGCGCCCCATGGCCTCAAGCAGAGTCTTCGGCAAGCTTTGGGCCAGCCAGAGTGCAGCAGCAAGAAGGATGGAAGGATTgttttcagaaatgatttgagCATGATTGTGGTGAATTCGTAA